A genomic window from Pseudomonas argentinensis includes:
- a CDS encoding bifunctional DedA family/phosphatase PAP2 family protein, translated as MGQWLDSLTTWLAANPQWLGLAIFLIACIECLAIAGIIVPGTVLLFAVGVMAGNGALSLWETLALAYFGGLLGDAISYALGRYFHQDIRRLPGLRSHPQWLSGAQSYFERYGVASLLLGRYIGPLRPMLPMVAGMLSMPLGRFIAVSMLAAAGWSVAYLLPGWAAGAAFRLPLPDGFWPQAAVVAGGLALLLVLTIQSSLREQRQASLIAAGLGTILLVALFIGWPHLIQLDQGLMTLIQESRNPRFDHVAVMITHFGDFDVQLAVAALLCILLLLTRKWQALLFAGGAMLSTALANGMLKNLFERARPDVLLEPLHTYSFPSGHSSAAFAFFLTVAILAGRGQPARLRLTWILLACLPALFIALSRVYLGVHWPSDIIAGALLASSLCALSLALMQRFASLPPLPARVWWLIVPGCALLLTGMALLRMSEGVEIYRY; from the coding sequence ATGGGCCAATGGCTCGATAGTCTGACTACCTGGCTGGCGGCCAACCCGCAATGGCTGGGCCTGGCGATCTTCCTGATCGCCTGCATCGAATGCCTGGCCATCGCCGGCATCATCGTTCCCGGTACCGTGCTGCTGTTCGCCGTCGGCGTGATGGCCGGCAATGGTGCCCTAAGCCTGTGGGAAACCCTGGCGCTGGCCTACTTCGGCGGCCTGCTGGGCGATGCCATCTCCTACGCCCTGGGGCGTTATTTCCACCAGGACATCCGTCGCCTGCCGGGCCTGCGCAGCCACCCGCAGTGGCTGAGCGGTGCGCAAAGCTACTTCGAGCGCTATGGCGTGGCCAGCCTGCTGCTGGGCCGCTACATCGGCCCGCTGCGCCCCATGCTGCCGATGGTGGCGGGCATGCTGAGCATGCCGCTTGGGCGCTTCATCGCCGTCAGCATGCTGGCCGCCGCCGGTTGGTCGGTCGCCTACCTGCTGCCCGGCTGGGCTGCCGGCGCGGCCTTTCGCCTGCCGTTGCCCGACGGTTTCTGGCCACAGGCTGCCGTGGTCGCCGGCGGCCTGGCGCTGTTGCTGGTGCTGACCATTCAGAGCAGCCTGCGCGAACAGCGCCAGGCCAGCCTGATCGCCGCCGGGCTGGGCACCATCCTGCTGGTCGCCCTGTTCATCGGCTGGCCGCACCTGATCCAGCTCGACCAGGGCCTGATGACCCTGATCCAGGAAAGCCGTAATCCGCGCTTCGATCATGTGGCGGTGATGATCACCCACTTCGGCGACTTCGACGTGCAACTGGCGGTTGCTGCGCTGCTGTGCATCCTGCTGCTGCTCACCCGCAAATGGCAGGCGCTGTTGTTCGCTGGCGGCGCCATGCTCAGTACCGCGCTGGCCAACGGCATGCTCAAGAACCTGTTCGAGCGGGCGCGCCCCGATGTGCTGCTCGAGCCGCTGCATACCTACAGCTTCCCCAGCGGGCACAGCTCGGCCGCCTTTGCCTTCTTTCTCACCGTTGCCATCCTGGCCGGCCGCGGCCAACCGGCCCGCCTGCGTCTGACCTGGATATTGCTGGCCTGCCTGCCAGCCCTGTTCATCGCCCTGTCGCGCGTCTACCTGGGCGTGCACTGGCCGAGCGACATCATCGCCGGCGCCCTGCTGGCCAGCAGCCTGTGTGCGCTGAGCCTGGCGCTGATGCAGCGCTTCGCCTCGCTGCCGCCACTGCCGGCCAGGGTCTGGTGGCTGATCGTGCCGGGCTGCGCACTGCTGCTGACGGGCATGGCGCTGCTGCGCATGAGCGAAGGCGTGGAAATCTATCGCTACTGA
- a CDS encoding glutamate-5-semialdehyde dehydrogenase, translating into MTESVLDYMTRLGRAARQASRVLARASTAQKNQALQAAAAALDAARDELTAANERDLAAARASGLEPAMVDRLALTPKVIDSMIEGLRQVATLPDPIGEIQGMRYLPSGIQVGKMRVPLGVIGIIYESRPNVTIDAASLCLKSGNATILRGGSEAIHSNQAIARCIQAGLAEAGLPSSAVQVVETTDRAAVGALITMPEFVDVIVPRGGKGLIERISRDAKVPVIKHLDGVCHVYVDIAADLDKAIRVCDNAKTQRYSPCNAMETLLVHADIAARVLPPLAAIYRDKGVELRGDAQTRALLGSDVLEASEDDWCAEYNAPILAIRMVDSLDTAIEHINTYGSQHTDAIITENFGDARRFLTEVDSASVMVNASTRFADGFEYGLGAEIGISTDKLHARGPVGLEGLTSEKYVVFGDGHVRT; encoded by the coding sequence ATGACCGAGTCCGTGCTTGACTACATGACCCGCCTGGGCCGCGCGGCCCGCCAGGCTTCGCGCGTGCTCGCGCGGGCCAGCACCGCGCAGAAGAACCAGGCCCTGCAGGCTGCGGCTGCCGCTCTCGATGCGGCGCGTGACGAGCTGACTGCCGCCAACGAACGGGACCTGGCTGCCGCCCGCGCCAGTGGCCTGGAGCCGGCCATGGTCGACCGCCTGGCGCTGACCCCGAAGGTCATCGACAGCATGATCGAAGGCCTGCGTCAGGTCGCCACGCTGCCGGACCCGATCGGCGAGATCCAGGGCATGCGCTACCTGCCGTCCGGCATTCAGGTCGGCAAGATGCGCGTCCCCCTGGGCGTGATCGGCATCATCTACGAATCGCGCCCCAACGTGACCATCGACGCCGCCAGCCTGTGCCTGAAGTCCGGCAACGCCACCATCCTGCGCGGCGGCTCCGAAGCCATTCATTCCAACCAGGCCATCGCCCGCTGCATTCAGGCCGGCCTGGCCGAGGCCGGCCTGCCGTCCAGCGCCGTGCAAGTGGTGGAAACCACCGATCGAGCTGCCGTCGGCGCGCTGATCACCATGCCCGAGTTCGTCGATGTCATCGTGCCCCGGGGCGGCAAGGGCCTGATCGAACGCATCAGCCGCGACGCCAAGGTGCCGGTGATCAAGCACCTGGATGGCGTGTGCCACGTTTACGTGGATATCGCCGCCGATCTCGACAAGGCCATCCGCGTCTGCGACAACGCGAAGACCCAGCGCTACTCGCCGTGCAACGCCATGGAGACCCTGCTGGTGCATGCCGATATCGCCGCCCGCGTATTGCCGCCGCTGGCCGCCATCTACCGGGACAAGGGCGTCGAACTGCGTGGCGATGCCCAGACCCGTGCGCTGCTGGGTAGCGACGTGCTCGAAGCCAGCGAAGACGACTGGTGCGCCGAGTACAACGCACCGATCCTGGCGATCCGCATGGTCGACTCGCTGGATACGGCCATCGAGCACATCAACACCTACGGTTCGCAGCACACCGACGCGATCATCACCGAGAACTTCGGCGATGCGCGGCGTTTCCTCACCGAAGTGGATTCTGCCTCGGTGATGGTCAATGCATCGACCCGTTTTGCCGATGGCTTCGAGTACGGCCTGGGCGCGGAGATCGGTATTTCCACGGACAAGCTGCACGCCCGTGGCCCGGTCGGCCTGGAGGGGCTGACCAGCGAAAAGTACGTGGTATTCGGCGACGGGCACGTGCGCACCTGA
- the nadD gene encoding nicotinate-nucleotide adenylyltransferase, which produces MADPRRIGLLGGTFDPVHIGHLRGALEVAEFMALDELRLIPSARPPHRETPQVGAQDRLAMVEQAVAGLSPLRVDDRELRRDKPSYSIDTLESLRGELAANDQLFLILGWDAFCGLPAWQRWTELLQHCHILVLQRPDADSEASEPLRDLVAARNVADPLALKGPAGQISFIWQTPLAVSATQIRSLLASGRSVRFLVPDAVLAYINAHGLYRG; this is translated from the coding sequence ATGGCGGATCCCAGGCGCATCGGGCTGCTCGGCGGTACGTTCGACCCGGTGCATATCGGCCACTTGCGTGGTGCGCTGGAGGTGGCCGAGTTCATGGCGCTGGACGAGTTGCGATTGATCCCCAGTGCGCGGCCGCCACACCGTGAAACCCCGCAGGTCGGGGCGCAGGATCGCCTGGCGATGGTCGAACAGGCGGTGGCGGGGCTCTCGCCGCTGCGGGTGGATGACCGCGAGCTCAGGCGCGACAAGCCGTCGTACAGCATCGACACCCTGGAGTCGTTGCGTGGTGAGCTGGCCGCGAATGACCAGCTGTTTCTGATTCTGGGCTGGGATGCCTTTTGCGGCTTGCCGGCCTGGCAGCGTTGGACCGAGCTGCTGCAGCACTGCCACATTCTGGTACTGCAGCGCCCGGATGCCGACAGCGAGGCCAGCGAGCCGCTGCGTGACCTGGTGGCCGCGCGCAACGTGGCAGACCCGCTGGCGCTGAAAGGCCCGGCAGGACAGATTTCCTTCATCTGGCAGACGCCCCTGGCGGTGTCTGCCACCCAGATCCGTTCGCTGCTGGCGAGCGGCCGCTCGGTGCGCTTTCTGGTGCCCGATGCGGTTCTGGCTTATATCAACGCCCATGGACTGTACCGTGGGTGA
- the rsfS gene encoding ribosome silencing factor has protein sequence MHSEDLVKVAIAALEEIKAQDITTIDVREKTSITDYMVIASGTSSRHVKSLVDNVLEKTKEQGVRPIGSEGLDSGEWALLDLGDIVVHVMLPTTRQFYDLERLWQGAEQSRAQQGGERE, from the coding sequence ATGCACAGTGAAGACCTGGTCAAAGTGGCCATCGCAGCACTGGAAGAAATCAAGGCCCAGGACATCACCACCATCGACGTGCGTGAGAAGACCAGCATCACCGACTACATGGTGATCGCCAGCGGTACCTCCAGCCGTCACGTCAAGTCGCTGGTCGACAACGTGCTGGAAAAGACCAAGGAGCAGGGCGTGCGCCCGATCGGCAGCGAAGGCCTGGACAGCGGCGAGTGGGCCCTGCTCGACCTGGGCGACATCGTGGTTCACGTGATGCTGCCGACCACCCGCCAGTTCTACGACCTGGAGCGTCTGTGGCAGGGCGCCGAGCAGAGCCGTGCCCAACAGGGCGGCGAGCGCGAGTAA
- the rlmH gene encoding 23S rRNA (pseudouridine(1915)-N(3))-methyltransferase RlmH, translating to MRIKLIAVGSRMPRWVGDGWQEYAKRMPSELSLELVEIPLTTRGKNADVARMIRQEGEAMLAKVQPGERIVTLEVEGRPWSTEQLAVELDKWRLDARTVNLMVGGPEGLAPEVQARSEQRWSLSPLTLPHPLVRILVGEQIYRAWTVLSGHPYHK from the coding sequence GTGCGCATCAAACTGATCGCGGTCGGCTCGCGCATGCCGCGCTGGGTCGGGGATGGCTGGCAGGAATATGCCAAGCGCATGCCGTCCGAGCTGTCCCTGGAACTGGTGGAGATTCCCCTGACCACCCGCGGCAAGAATGCCGACGTGGCGCGGATGATCCGCCAGGAAGGCGAGGCCATGCTGGCCAAGGTGCAGCCCGGGGAACGCATCGTCACCCTGGAAGTCGAAGGGCGACCCTGGAGCACCGAGCAACTGGCGGTCGAGCTGGACAAGTGGCGGCTGGATGCGCGCACGGTCAACCTGATGGTCGGCGGCCCCGAAGGGCTGGCGCCGGAAGTTCAGGCGCGTAGCGAGCAGCGCTGGTCGCTGTCGCCACTGACCCTGCCCCACCCGCTGGTACGGATACTGGTCGGCGAACAGATCTATCGTGCCTGGACGGTGTTGTCCGGTCACCCTTATCACAAGTAG
- the mrdA gene encoding penicillin-binding protein 2 gives MPQPIRLKDHEKDARLIRKRALVGGSVFLVLTLVLIARMYYLQVIQYEYHSTLAENNRIHVQPIPPNRGLIYDRNGVIIADNRPSFSLTLTRERAGDWKQVLDVIVEVLELTPDDRELFERRVKQGRRPFEPVPVLFELSEEQIARLAVNQFRLPGVEVVAQLVRHYPQREHFAHSVGYVGRINERELKELDPVEYSGTHHIGKTGIERFYEDELHGKVGYEEVETNARGRVLRVLNRTDPLPGRDVVLTLDVHLQEVAENALGGRRGAVVAIQPQTGEVLAMVSQPSFDPNPFVTGISFKAYAELRDSIDRPLYNRVLRGLYPPGSTIKPMVAVAGLDAGVVTPTSRVFDPGFYQLPNNSHKYRNWNRSGDGWVDLNTAIMRSNDTYFYDLAHKMGIDRLHDYMTRFGIGQRVSLDMFEETAGLMPSRDWKRARYRQPWYPGETLILGIGQGYMQATPLQLAQATALVATRGKWIRPHLARTIDGSLPHDPNPMPDIVLRDPKYWDYARQGMESVMHGARGTARKVGDAAAYRIAGKSGTAQVVAIKQGEKYDRSKVQERHRDHALFVGFAPADNPQIAVAVMVENGESGSGVGAPVVKQVMDAWLLDENGQLKAEYAKPGAAAPLNAEVKQP, from the coding sequence ATGCCCCAGCCGATCCGTCTAAAAGATCACGAGAAGGACGCGCGCCTGATTCGCAAGCGCGCGCTGGTCGGTGGCTCGGTATTCCTGGTGCTGACCCTGGTGCTGATCGCCCGCATGTACTACCTGCAGGTGATCCAGTACGAGTACCACTCCACCCTGGCGGAAAACAACCGTATCCATGTGCAGCCGATCCCGCCCAACCGCGGGCTGATCTACGACCGCAACGGGGTGATCATCGCCGACAACCGGCCCAGCTTCAGCCTGACCCTGACCCGCGAGCGCGCTGGCGACTGGAAGCAGGTGCTGGACGTGATCGTCGAGGTGCTGGAGCTCACGCCTGATGATCGCGAGCTGTTCGAACGCCGGGTGAAACAGGGGCGGCGGCCGTTCGAACCGGTGCCGGTGCTGTTCGAGCTCAGCGAGGAACAGATCGCCCGGCTGGCGGTGAACCAGTTCCGCCTGCCCGGCGTCGAGGTGGTGGCGCAACTGGTGCGGCACTATCCGCAGCGCGAGCACTTCGCCCACTCGGTCGGCTACGTGGGGCGTATCAACGAGCGAGAGCTCAAGGAGCTCGATCCGGTGGAGTACAGCGGTACCCACCATATCGGCAAGACCGGTATCGAGCGCTTCTACGAGGATGAGCTGCACGGCAAGGTCGGCTATGAAGAGGTCGAGACCAATGCTCGCGGCCGCGTACTGCGCGTGCTCAACCGTACCGACCCATTGCCCGGCCGGGACGTGGTGCTGACCCTCGACGTGCACCTGCAGGAAGTCGCCGAGAACGCCCTGGGCGGTCGCCGCGGCGCGGTGGTGGCGATCCAGCCGCAGACCGGCGAGGTGCTGGCGATGGTCAGCCAGCCGAGCTTCGACCCCAACCCCTTCGTCACCGGCATCAGCTTCAAGGCCTACGCCGAGCTGCGCGATTCCATCGACCGGCCGCTCTACAACCGCGTGCTGCGCGGCCTCTATCCGCCGGGCTCGACCATCAAGCCGATGGTCGCGGTCGCCGGTCTCGATGCCGGGGTGGTGACGCCAACCTCACGGGTGTTCGACCCCGGCTTCTATCAGTTGCCTAACAACAGCCACAAATACCGCAACTGGAACCGCAGTGGCGATGGCTGGGTGGACCTGAACACGGCGATCATGCGTTCCAACGATACCTACTTCTACGATCTGGCCCACAAGATGGGCATCGATCGCCTGCACGACTACATGACCCGTTTCGGTATCGGTCAGCGCGTGTCCCTGGACATGTTCGAGGAAACCGCCGGCCTGATGCCGTCGCGGGACTGGAAACGGGCCCGCTATCGCCAGCCCTGGTACCCGGGCGAGACGCTGATCCTCGGCATCGGTCAGGGCTACATGCAGGCCACGCCGCTGCAACTGGCCCAGGCCACCGCACTGGTGGCCACCCGGGGCAAGTGGATCCGCCCGCACCTGGCGCGCACCATCGACGGCAGCCTGCCCCATGACCCGAATCCGATGCCGGATATCGTGCTGCGCGACCCCAAGTATTGGGATTATGCCCGGCAGGGCATGGAATCGGTGATGCACGGCGCCCGCGGTACCGCGCGCAAGGTGGGTGATGCCGCCGCCTACCGGATTGCCGGCAAGAGCGGCACGGCCCAGGTGGTGGCGATCAAGCAGGGCGAGAAGTACGACCGCAGCAAGGTCCAGGAGCGCCACCGTGACCACGCGCTGTTCGTGGGTTTCGCGCCGGCGGACAACCCGCAGATCGCGGTCGCGGTGATGGTCGAAAACGGTGAGTCCGGCTCCGGGGTCGGTGCACCGGTGGTCAAGCAGGTGATGGATGCCTGGTTGCTCGACGAGAACGGCCAGCTCAAGGCCGAATACGCCAAGCCCGGTGCTGCGGCGCCGCTCAATGCAGAGGTGAAGCAACCATGA
- the rodA gene encoding rod shape-determining protein RodA, with translation MRRRSSLLQRLHIDGILLLLLLLLATGSLFVLYSASGKNLDLLMKQASSFGIGLVAMVVIAQFEPRFMARWVPLGYLCGVGLLVVVDVMGHNAMGATRWINIPGVIRFQPSEFMKILMPATMAWYLSKRTLPPSLKHVSVSLGLIVTPFVLILLQPDLGTSLLILASGAFVLFMAGLQWRWIAGAVAAVAPIAVAMWFFVMHDYQKRRVLTFINPESDPLGAGWNIIQSKAAIGSGGVFGKGWLLGTQSHLDFLPESHTDFIIAVLAEEFGLIGVCLLLLLYILLIARGLVITVQAQTLFGKLLAGGLTMTFFVYVFINIGMVSGLLPVVGVPLPFISYGGTSLITLLSSFGILMSIHTHRKWIAQA, from the coding sequence CTGCGTCGCCGCTCCAGCCTGCTGCAGCGCCTGCATATCGACGGCATTCTGCTGCTGCTGTTGCTGCTGCTCGCCACCGGCAGCCTGTTCGTACTCTATTCGGCCAGCGGCAAGAACCTCGACCTGCTGATGAAGCAGGCCAGCTCCTTCGGCATCGGCCTGGTGGCCATGGTGGTCATCGCCCAGTTCGAGCCACGCTTCATGGCCCGTTGGGTGCCCCTGGGCTACCTGTGCGGGGTCGGCCTGCTGGTGGTGGTGGACGTCATGGGCCACAACGCCATGGGCGCTACACGCTGGATCAACATTCCCGGGGTGATCCGTTTCCAGCCTTCGGAATTCATGAAGATCCTGATGCCGGCCACCATGGCCTGGTACCTGTCCAAGCGCACGCTGCCGCCGAGCCTCAAGCACGTGTCGGTGAGCCTGGGGCTGATCGTCACGCCGTTCGTGCTGATCCTGCTGCAGCCAGACCTGGGTACCTCGCTGCTGATTCTCGCTTCCGGTGCCTTCGTGCTGTTCATGGCCGGCCTGCAGTGGCGCTGGATCGCCGGCGCCGTGGCGGCGGTGGCGCCGATCGCCGTGGCGATGTGGTTCTTCGTGATGCACGACTACCAGAAACGCCGGGTGCTGACCTTCATCAACCCGGAGAGCGATCCGCTGGGCGCCGGCTGGAACATCATCCAGTCCAAGGCTGCGATCGGCTCCGGCGGGGTGTTCGGCAAGGGCTGGCTGCTCGGCACCCAGTCGCACCTGGACTTTTTGCCGGAAAGCCACACGGACTTTATCATTGCCGTTCTGGCCGAAGAATTCGGCCTGATTGGTGTCTGTCTGTTGCTGCTCTTGTACATTCTGTTGATTGCACGCGGTCTGGTGATTACCGTGCAAGCGCAGACGCTGTTCGGTAAGCTGCTTGCCGGCGGTCTGACCATGACCTTCTTCGTTTATGTGTTCATCAATATCGGCATGGTCAGTGGGTTGTTGCCGGTAGTGGGAGTGCCGCTGCCGTTCATCAGTTATGGCGGCACGTCATTGATTACGTTGTTGTCGAGTTTCGGAATCCTGATGTCCATCCACACGCACCGCAAGTGGATCGCTCAGGCTTGA
- the mltB gene encoding lytic murein transglycosylase B has translation MQILRGWAARHAHWLAVAGLLGAPQAMAANEYANSPLVGEFITEMTRDYGFASEQLSTLFADVERKQAILDAISRPAERVKPWKEYRPIFITDARINKGVAFWNEHAEALARAEKDYGVPAEIIVAIIGVETSYGGNTGNYRVIDALSTLAFDYPPRAPFFRKELREFLMLTREEQVDPASLKGSYAGAMGLPQFMPSSFRAYAVDFDGDGHINIWSNPTDAIGSVASYFKRHNWQPGQPVASLATVKGEQADQGLSSGLDPEKTVGELRALGWSSNDVLADDLPVTAFRLEGAEGPEYWMGQPNFFVITRYNRSVMYAMAVNQLSELLVQARGANQ, from the coding sequence ATGCAGATTCTGCGTGGCTGGGCCGCACGACATGCACACTGGCTGGCGGTCGCCGGCCTGCTCGGGGCGCCTCAGGCGATGGCTGCCAACGAATACGCGAACTCGCCACTGGTCGGCGAGTTCATCACCGAAATGACCCGCGACTACGGCTTTGCCAGCGAGCAGCTGAGCACCCTGTTCGCCGACGTGGAGCGCAAACAGGCCATCCTCGACGCCATCTCGCGACCGGCCGAGCGGGTCAAACCCTGGAAGGAATACCGTCCGATCTTCATCACCGACGCGCGCATCAACAAGGGCGTGGCGTTCTGGAACGAGCACGCCGAAGCCCTGGCGCGTGCCGAAAAGGATTACGGCGTACCGGCCGAGATCATCGTCGCCATCATCGGCGTGGAAACCTCCTACGGTGGCAACACCGGCAACTACCGGGTAATCGACGCGCTGTCGACCCTGGCCTTCGATTACCCGCCGCGCGCGCCGTTCTTTCGCAAGGAGCTGCGTGAGTTCCTCATGCTGACCCGCGAAGAACAGGTCGACCCGGCCAGCCTGAAGGGCTCCTACGCCGGCGCCATGGGCCTGCCGCAATTCATGCCGAGCAGCTTCCGCGCCTACGCCGTGGATTTCGACGGCGACGGTCACATCAATATCTGGAGCAACCCGACCGATGCCATCGGCAGCGTGGCCAGTTACTTCAAACGCCACAACTGGCAGCCCGGGCAGCCGGTGGCCAGCCTGGCCACGGTCAAGGGCGAGCAGGCCGATCAGGGCCTGAGCTCCGGCCTGGATCCCGAGAAGACCGTAGGCGAGCTGCGTGCCCTGGGCTGGTCGAGCAACGACGTGCTGGCCGACGACCTGCCGGTGACCGCGTTCCGCCTCGAGGGCGCCGAAGGCCCCGAGTACTGGATGGGGCAGCCGAATTTCTTCGTGATCACCCGCTACAACCGCAGCGTGATGTACGCCATGGCGGTCAATCAGTTGTCCGAGTTGCTGGTTCAGGCCCGAGGTGCCAATCAATGA